The Kluyvera intermedia genome window below encodes:
- the ahpC gene encoding alkyl hydroperoxide reductase subunit C, with protein sequence MSLINTKIKPFKNQAFKNGEFIEVTEKDTEGRWSVFFFYPADFTFVCPTELGDVADHYEELQKLGVDVYSVSTDTHFTHKAWHGSSDTIAKIKYAMIGDPTGALTRNFENMREDEGLADRATFVVDPQGIIQAIEVTAEGIGRDASDLLRKIKAAQYVASHPGEVCPAKWKEGEATLAPSLDLVGKI encoded by the coding sequence ATGTCCTTAATTAATACCAAAATCAAACCTTTCAAAAACCAGGCGTTCAAAAACGGTGAGTTCATCGAAGTAACCGAGAAAGATACCGAAGGTCGCTGGAGCGTCTTCTTCTTCTACCCGGCTGACTTCACCTTCGTATGCCCAACTGAACTGGGCGACGTAGCAGACCATTATGAAGAACTGCAGAAGCTGGGCGTAGACGTGTACTCTGTTTCTACCGATACCCACTTCACCCACAAAGCATGGCACGGTAGCTCTGACACCATCGCAAAAATCAAATATGCGATGATCGGTGACCCGACTGGCGCCCTGACCCGTAACTTTGAAAACATGCGTGAAGATGAAGGTCTTGCTGACCGTGCAACCTTCGTTGTTGACCCACAGGGTATCATCCAGGCAATCGAAGTTACTGCTGAAGGTATCGGCCGCGATGCGTCTGACCTGCTGCGTAAAATTAAAGCCGCTCAGTACGTTGCTTCCCACCCAGGTGAAGTTTGCCCGGCTAAGTGGAAAGAAGGCGAAGCGACTCTGGCTCCATCTTTAGACCTGGTCGGTAAGATTTAA
- a CDS encoding YbdD/YjiX family protein encodes MFDTLSKAGKYLGQAAKMMIGVPDYDNYVEHMRINHPDQEPMTYEAFFRDRQDARYGGKGGAKCC; translated from the coding sequence ATGTTTGATACTCTTTCGAAAGCCGGGAAATACCTCGGTCAGGCGGCAAAAATGATGATTGGCGTGCCGGATTACGACAACTACGTCGAGCATATGCGCATCAATCATCCAGACCAGGAGCCGATGACTTACGAAGCGTTCTTCCGCGATCGTCAGGACGCGCGCTATGGCGGGAAGGGAGGCGCTAAGTGTTGCTAA
- the entE gene encoding (2,3-dihydroxybenzoyl)adenylate synthase EntE: MTVEFTRWPDALAARYREKGYWQDLLLTDMLTRHADSDAIAVIDGERQISYRQLNQSVDNLAAALQRQGLKRGETALVQLGNIAEFYMTLFALLKIGVAPVNALFSHQRSELNAYAEQIAPVALIADRSHALFGDDAFLNTFCEQHRSVRVVLLRHGSGEHALEAAIERPAGDFIATPTAADEVAFFQLSGGSTGTPKLIPRTHNDYYYSIRRSNEICRFDAQTRYLCAIPSAHNYAMSSPGALGVFLAEGTVVLAADPSPTLCFPLIEKHQVNVAALVPPAVSLWLQAIGEWGSNAQLRSLTLLQVGGARLSATLAARIPAEIGCQLQQVFGMAEGLVNYTRLDDSEAKILNTQGYPMCPDDEVWVADADGNPLPRGEVGRLMTRGPYTFRGYYKSPQHNASAFDADGFYCSGDLIAIDQDGYITVEGREKDQINRGGEKIAAEEIENLLLRHEAVIYAALVSMEDSLLGEKSCAYLVVKEPLRAVQVRRFLREQGVAEFKLPDRVECVDELPLTHVGKVDKKQLRQWLASRSQG; encoded by the coding sequence ATGACCGTGGAATTTACCCGCTGGCCGGACGCGCTGGCGGCGCGCTATCGTGAAAAAGGCTACTGGCAGGATCTGCTGTTGACCGACATGCTGACCCGTCACGCGGACAGTGATGCGATAGCGGTAATTGATGGCGAACGCCAGATAAGCTATCGCCAGCTTAACCAGTCTGTTGATAACCTTGCCGCCGCCTTGCAGCGTCAGGGGCTCAAGCGCGGCGAAACCGCGCTGGTACAGCTGGGCAACATTGCTGAATTTTATATGACGCTGTTTGCGCTGCTGAAAATCGGTGTGGCACCGGTGAACGCGCTGTTCAGCCATCAGCGTAGTGAGCTGAATGCCTACGCTGAGCAGATTGCGCCGGTCGCGCTGATTGCCGACCGTTCGCATGCGCTGTTTGGCGATGACGCATTCCTCAATACTTTCTGCGAACAGCACCGCTCGGTGCGCGTGGTATTGCTGCGCCATGGCTCGGGAGAGCACGCGCTGGAAGCGGCGATTGAGCGCCCTGCGGGCGACTTTATCGCCACGCCGACCGCCGCCGATGAGGTGGCTTTCTTCCAGCTTTCCGGCGGCAGTACCGGCACACCGAAGCTGATTCCCCGCACCCACAACGATTATTACTACAGTATTCGCCGCAGTAATGAGATTTGCCGCTTTGATGCGCAGACGCGTTATCTGTGTGCGATCCCGTCGGCGCACAACTACGCCATGAGTTCACCGGGCGCGCTGGGGGTATTCCTCGCCGAAGGTACGGTGGTGCTGGCGGCGGATCCAAGCCCAACGCTGTGCTTCCCGCTGATTGAAAAACATCAGGTTAACGTTGCGGCGCTGGTGCCACCTGCTGTCAGTCTGTGGCTACAGGCGATTGGAGAATGGGGCAGCAACGCGCAGCTCCGTTCGCTAACGCTGTTACAGGTTGGCGGTGCGCGTTTGTCGGCGACCCTGGCGGCGCGCATTCCTGCCGAGATTGGCTGCCAGCTACAGCAGGTATTTGGGATGGCAGAAGGGCTGGTGAACTACACCCGTCTGGATGATTCTGAGGCGAAAATCCTCAATACCCAGGGCTATCCGATGTGCCCGGACGATGAAGTGTGGGTGGCGGATGCCGACGGTAACCCGCTGCCGCGCGGTGAGGTGGGTCGCCTGATGACCCGTGGCCCGTACACTTTCCGTGGCTACTACAAAAGCCCGCAGCACAATGCCAGCGCTTTTGATGCCGACGGTTTTTACTGCTCCGGCGATCTGATCGCCATCGACCAGGACGGCTACATCACCGTCGAAGGGCGCGAGAAAGATCAGATCAACCGCGGCGGCGAGAAGATTGCTGCTGAAGAAATTGAAAACCTGCTGCTGCGCCATGAGGCGGTTATCTACGCGGCGCTGGTCAGTATGGAAGACAGCCTGCTGGGTGAAAAAAGCTGCGCTTATCTGGTGGTTAAAGAACCGCTGCGCGCCGTGCAGGTGCGTCGCTTCCTGCGTGAGCAGGGGGTGGCTGAATTTAAACTGCCTGACCGCGTCGAGTGTGTGGATGAACTGCCGCTGACCCACGTCGGTAAAGTCGATAAAAAACAATTACGTCAGTGGCTGGCAAGCCGCTCGCAGGGCTGA
- a CDS encoding IbrB-like domain-containing protein, producing MRQRLIEEMHDYLQALSFDEKIEALNQFRQALHEESPFNDQPIDCVLWVKEEQVSPNDYNPNNMAPQEKRLLTKSLEADGFTQPIVVIEKQDHSFEIVDGFHRHVLSQSKAALKKRFHGYLPVTQLERQDSSLPSRMAATIRHNRARGRHQISAMSEIVRELSQLGWSDEKMGQELGMDADEVLRLKQINGLCEMFGNRQFSQAWTVK from the coding sequence ATGCGACAACGACTAATAGAAGAAATGCATGACTACCTGCAAGCCCTCTCGTTTGATGAAAAAATCGAGGCGCTGAATCAGTTTCGCCAGGCGCTGCATGAAGAAAGTCCGTTTAACGATCAGCCTATCGACTGTGTGCTGTGGGTCAAAGAAGAGCAGGTTTCACCTAACGACTACAATCCCAACAATATGGCCCCGCAGGAAAAACGGTTACTGACCAAATCACTGGAAGCCGATGGTTTTACACAACCGATCGTGGTGATTGAGAAGCAAGATCACAGCTTTGAAATCGTTGATGGCTTTCATCGCCACGTGCTTTCTCAGTCCAAAGCCGCATTGAAAAAACGCTTTCACGGCTACCTGCCGGTCACGCAGCTAGAACGCCAGGACAGTTCGCTGCCTTCACGGATGGCTGCCACCATTCGTCATAACCGCGCGCGTGGGCGTCACCAGATTAGCGCAATGTCAGAGATTGTGCGTGAGCTCAGCCAGCTCGGCTGGAGCGATGAGAAAATGGGACAAGAATTGGGAATGGACGCCGACGAAGTACTGCGGCTGAAACAGATAAACGGCCTGTGCGAAATGTTCGGTAATCGTCAGTTCTCACAGGCCTGGACGGTCAAATAA
- a CDS encoding phosphoadenosine phosphosulfate reductase, whose translation MSITKLPLPLSVLEASRERIRWTLENFPRVCVSFSGGKDSTVMLHLTAEIARSLGKKICVLFIDWEAQFSSTIAHCEKLREVYQDVIDEFYWVALPLTTQNSLTQFNPEWQCWEPGAKWVRHPPKDAITDPAFFPFYQTGITFETFVQKFAEWFSQRRPAAVMVGIRADESYNRFLTISSQRKRRFADDKPWTTVAPGNHAWYVYPIYDWKTADIWTWCAKSHQPYNPLYDLMYQAGVPLRYMRICEPFGPEQRQGLWLYHVLEPERWADMCQRVSGVHSGGIYAGQDNQFYGHRKLDKPQNHSWRSYAHFLLQSMPETTADHYRNKIAVYLHWYQKQGWEDIPDSQEKDLGSKDIPSWRRICKTLLNNDYWCRSLSFSPTKSSHYQRYRTRMEQKRQQWGILCDND comes from the coding sequence ATGTCAATCACCAAACTCCCGCTGCCTCTTTCCGTACTTGAGGCAAGCCGGGAACGTATTCGCTGGACATTAGAGAATTTCCCACGCGTCTGTGTTTCATTCTCAGGTGGTAAAGATTCCACGGTAATGCTGCATTTAACCGCTGAAATTGCGCGTTCATTGGGTAAAAAAATATGTGTCCTGTTTATTGATTGGGAAGCTCAGTTTTCCTCAACCATCGCCCACTGCGAAAAATTACGTGAAGTCTACCAGGATGTTATTGACGAATTCTATTGGGTTGCGCTGCCGCTCACCACGCAAAATTCACTGACGCAGTTTAACCCTGAGTGGCAATGCTGGGAGCCCGGCGCAAAATGGGTACGACATCCCCCGAAGGATGCCATCACCGACCCCGCCTTCTTCCCCTTCTACCAAACGGGCATCACCTTCGAAACGTTTGTACAAAAGTTTGCTGAATGGTTTTCTCAGCGGCGTCCGGCTGCCGTGATGGTCGGTATTCGCGCTGATGAATCTTATAACCGATTTTTAACCATCTCCTCCCAGCGTAAACGACGCTTCGCCGACGACAAACCCTGGACCACCGTTGCTCCCGGTAACCATGCCTGGTACGTCTATCCCATCTATGACTGGAAAACCGCCGACATCTGGACCTGGTGTGCGAAAAGCCACCAGCCCTATAACCCGCTTTATGATCTGATGTACCAGGCGGGGGTTCCACTGCGGTATATGCGCATCTGCGAGCCTTTTGGCCCCGAACAACGCCAGGGACTGTGGCTTTATCACGTCCTCGAACCGGAACGTTGGGCGGATATGTGCCAACGGGTGAGCGGCGTTCACAGCGGCGGTATTTATGCAGGCCAGGACAACCAGTTCTATGGGCATCGAAAACTCGACAAGCCGCAGAATCACAGTTGGCGCAGCTATGCCCATTTCTTACTCCAAAGCATGCCAGAGACTACAGCGGACCACTACCGCAACAAAATTGCTGTTTATCTGCACTGGTATCAAAAACAGGGATGGGAAGATATTCCCGATAGCCAGGAAAAAGATCTGGGTTCAAAAGATATTCCATCATGGCGACGAATATGCAAGACACTGTTAAATAATGATTACTGGTGTAGATCGCTCTCCTTTAGCCCCACGAAATCCAGCCACTATCAACGCTACCGTACGCGTATGGAGCAAAAGCGCCAGCAATGGGGAATTTTATGCGACAACGACTAA
- the citR gene encoding DNA-binding transcriptional repressor CitR: MANLYNLKRFDLNLLIIFECIYQNLSISQAAQTLFITPSAVSQSLQRLRVQLNDPLFVRSGKGITPTTVAVNLHHHLEKNLNNIEETINMMGTSELKKQFVVYGPQFHAIPAITDFMNILIEDPNLEVTYHDTSAITEDIEDIMNYRKADVIFHIAPCTNRSLICIPLNKFNISLICRKDHPRLGNNATFSELSKERFILFQARENEIKDYKQYYEEISLTERNIAFRSSSLMSLANTIHSSDLIGFMPTRVFELLKDSLKLKEVILPKSLPEFTMYMIYSRSSMSSPFFSEVINKANKLKSHSANECNKDI, from the coding sequence ATGGCTAACCTCTATAACCTGAAGCGTTTCGATCTCAACCTGCTGATCATTTTCGAATGTATCTATCAAAACCTCAGCATCAGCCAGGCGGCACAAACGCTCTTTATTACCCCTTCGGCCGTTAGCCAGTCGCTACAGCGTCTTCGTGTTCAATTAAACGACCCTTTATTTGTTCGCTCAGGGAAAGGCATTACGCCAACGACCGTCGCGGTCAATCTGCACCATCATCTTGAAAAGAACCTGAACAACATTGAAGAAACTATCAATATGATGGGGACTTCTGAGCTCAAAAAACAATTTGTGGTTTACGGCCCACAGTTTCACGCCATACCAGCAATAACAGATTTCATGAATATCCTCATCGAGGACCCCAATCTGGAAGTGACCTATCATGATACTTCAGCCATCACTGAAGATATTGAAGACATCATGAACTACCGCAAAGCAGATGTTATATTTCATATTGCCCCTTGTACCAATCGTTCACTTATCTGTATTCCATTGAATAAGTTCAATATTTCCCTTATCTGTCGAAAAGATCATCCCCGACTAGGTAATAATGCAACATTTTCAGAACTGTCGAAGGAACGGTTTATACTATTTCAGGCGCGTGAAAATGAAATAAAAGATTATAAACAATACTATGAAGAAATTTCATTAACTGAAAGAAACATTGCCTTTCGCTCATCTTCACTGATGAGTCTTGCTAATACCATTCATAGCAGTGACCTAATTGGATTCATGCCAACGAGAGTGTTTGAACTGCTTAAGGACTCTCTAAAATTAAAAGAAGTAATACTTCCAAAGAGCCTTCCGGAATTCACTATGTATATGATTTACAGTCGCTCATCAATGAGCTCTCCGTTCTTTTCAGAAGTAATTAATAAAGCCAACAAATTAAAGTCGCATTCAGCAAATGAATGCAACAAAGATATTTAA
- the entH gene encoding proofreading thioesterase EntH, with translation MIWKRHLTLDELNATSDNTMVAHLGIVYTHIGDDSLEAVMPVDSRTHQPFGLLHGGASAALAETLGSMAGFLMTRDGQCVVGTELNATHHRPVSQGQVRAVCQPLHTGRQSQSWEIVVFDEQGRRCCTCRLGTAVLG, from the coding sequence ATGATCTGGAAACGTCATTTGACGCTTGATGAACTGAATGCGACCAGCGATAACACCATGGTCGCGCATCTGGGCATTGTCTACACCCATATCGGCGATGATAGCCTGGAAGCGGTGATGCCAGTGGATAGCCGGACCCATCAGCCGTTTGGTTTGCTGCACGGCGGGGCATCGGCGGCGCTGGCAGAAACGTTAGGCTCGATGGCCGGTTTTCTGATGACCCGCGACGGGCAGTGCGTGGTGGGGACGGAGCTGAACGCTACGCACCATCGCCCGGTGTCGCAGGGGCAGGTGCGGGCGGTGTGCCAGCCGCTGCATACAGGGCGTCAAAGCCAGAGTTGGGAGATAGTGGTGTTTGACGAACAGGGGCGACGCTGTTGTACCTGCCGGTTAGGGACGGCGGTGCTCGGTTAA
- the entA gene encoding 2,3-dihydro-2,3-dihydroxybenzoate dehydrogenase EntA — translation MAGFDFSGQTVWVTGAGKGIGYSTALAFVEAGAKVTGFDLAFGGEDYPFATEVVDVADAQQVAQVCERLLAKTERLDVLVNAAGILRMGATDALSQADWQQTFAVNVGGAFNLFQQTMAQFRRQQGGAIVTVASDAAHTPRIGMSAYGASKAALKSLALTVGLELASYGVRCNIVSPGSTDTDMQRVLWVSDDAEQQRIRGFAEQFKLGIPLGKIARPQEIANTILFLASDCASHITLQDIVVDGGSTLGA, via the coding sequence ATGGCCGGGTTTGATTTTAGCGGTCAGACCGTATGGGTAACCGGCGCGGGGAAAGGGATTGGCTACAGCACCGCGCTGGCATTTGTTGAGGCGGGGGCGAAAGTCACCGGCTTCGATCTGGCGTTCGGCGGTGAAGATTATCCGTTTGCCACCGAAGTTGTCGACGTGGCCGATGCGCAGCAGGTGGCGCAAGTGTGTGAGCGCCTGCTGGCGAAAACCGAACGGCTGGACGTGCTGGTCAATGCGGCGGGGATTTTGCGCATGGGGGCAACCGATGCGTTAAGCCAGGCCGACTGGCAGCAGACCTTTGCGGTCAACGTCGGCGGAGCGTTTAATCTGTTCCAGCAGACGATGGCGCAGTTTCGTCGTCAGCAGGGCGGGGCGATCGTCACTGTCGCTTCTGATGCGGCGCACACGCCGCGTATCGGCATGAGCGCTTACGGCGCGTCGAAGGCGGCGTTGAAAAGCCTGGCGTTGACCGTTGGGCTGGAATTGGCAAGCTATGGGGTACGCTGCAATATTGTGTCACCGGGCTCGACCGATACCGATATGCAGCGCGTGCTGTGGGTCAGCGATGATGCTGAACAGCAGCGCATTCGCGGTTTTGCCGAGCAGTTTAAGCTGGGCATTCCACTGGGTAAAATCGCCCGTCCGCAAGAGATCGCCAATACGATTTTGTTCCTGGCCTCTGATTGTGCCAGCCACATCACGTTGCAGGATATCGTGGTGGACGGCGGCTCAACGTTAGGAGCGTAA
- a CDS encoding pyridoxal phosphate-dependent aminotransferase, whose product MTTKQLIPQSKLPHLGTTIFTQMSALAHEHQAINLSQGFPDFDGPEYLQVRLAYHVASGANQYAPMTGAQALREAIAEKTAALYGYVADANSDITVTAGATEALYAAITALVRVGDEVICFDPSYDSYAPAVELSGGIVKRIALQPPHFGVDWQAFAAQLTDKTRLVILNTPHNPTATVWQAADFESLWQAIAEREIYVLSDEVYEHICFATQGHASVLAHPELRERAVAVSSFGKTYHMTGWKVGYCIAPAAISAELRKVHQYLTFAVNTPAQLALADMLREEPEHYRQLPDFYRARRDLFIDALSQSRLKLLPCEGTYFLLADYSAISEWDDVSFCRWLTTEIGVAAIPLSVFCAAPFPHKLIRLCFAKQESTLLAAAERLCQL is encoded by the coding sequence ATGACAACAAAGCAACTCATCCCGCAAAGTAAACTCCCCCATCTTGGCACCACGATTTTTACCCAGATGAGCGCGCTGGCCCATGAGCATCAGGCCATCAACCTGTCTCAGGGGTTTCCTGATTTTGACGGCCCGGAATATCTTCAGGTGCGGCTGGCATACCATGTGGCAAGCGGGGCCAATCAATATGCGCCGATGACCGGCGCGCAGGCGCTGCGTGAAGCCATTGCTGAGAAAACTGCCGCGCTGTACGGTTATGTGGCCGATGCGAATAGCGATATCACGGTAACCGCAGGGGCAACCGAAGCGTTGTACGCCGCCATTACCGCGCTGGTACGCGTTGGTGATGAAGTTATCTGTTTTGATCCTAGTTATGACAGCTATGCCCCAGCCGTCGAGCTCTCTGGTGGCATAGTGAAGCGTATCGCGCTCCAGCCACCGCACTTTGGCGTTGACTGGCAGGCGTTTGCCGCGCAATTAACGGACAAAACTCGGCTGGTTATCCTCAATACTCCGCATAACCCAACGGCCACGGTGTGGCAGGCAGCGGACTTTGAGTCACTTTGGCAGGCGATTGCCGAGCGGGAAATTTATGTGCTCAGTGATGAAGTGTACGAACACATCTGCTTTGCAACACAAGGACACGCCAGCGTGTTGGCTCATCCCGAGCTTCGGGAGCGGGCGGTAGCGGTATCGTCGTTTGGCAAAACCTATCATATGACCGGCTGGAAAGTGGGTTACTGCATTGCGCCTGCGGCTATTAGCGCGGAGCTTCGCAAGGTTCACCAGTATCTGACATTTGCGGTTAATACACCGGCTCAACTGGCGCTTGCCGATATGCTGCGCGAAGAACCCGAACATTACCGTCAGCTACCTGATTTCTACCGTGCGCGCCGCGATCTGTTTATTGATGCGTTAAGCCAAAGCCGATTAAAACTTCTGCCCTGTGAAGGCACTTATTTCTTGCTGGCCGATTACAGCGCAATTTCTGAGTGGGATGACGTCAGTTTCTGTCGGTGGTTAACGACGGAGATTGGCGTGGCGGCAATACCGTTGTCGGTATTTTGCGCCGCGCCGTTCCCACACAAGTTAATTCGTCTATGCTTTGCCAAGCAGGAATCAACCCTGCTGGCGGCCGCCGAGCGACTGTGTCAATTGTAG
- the cstA gene encoding pyruvate/proton symporter CstA produces the protein MNNSGKYLIWALLSIVGAFALGYIALNRGEQINALWIVVAAVCVYLIAYRFYGLYIAKKVLQVDPTRMTPAVRHNDGLDYVPTDKKVLFGHHFAAIAGAGPLVGPVLAAQMGYLPGMIWLLAGVVLAGAVQDFMVLFVSTRRDGRSLGELVREEMGPTAGVIALVATFMIMVIILAVLAMIVVKALTHSPWGTYTVAFTIPLALFMGIYIRYLRPGRIGEVSVIGLVMLVFAIISGGWVAESVTWAPWFDYTGVQLTWMLVGYGFVASVLPVWLLLAPRDYLSTFLKIGTIVGLAIGILIMRPTLTMPALTKFIDGTGPVWTGDLFPFLFITIACGAVSGFHALIASGTTPKMLANEGQACFIGYGGMLMESFVAIMALVSACIIDPGVYFAMNSPMAMLAPAGTVDVVASAAQVVSSWGFAVTPDLLHQIANEVGEQSIISRAGGAPTLAVGMAYILHGALGGLMDVAFWYHFAILFEALFILTAVDAGTRAARFMLQDLLGVISPGLKRTDSLPANLLATALCVLAWGYFLHQGVVDPLGGINTLWPLFGIANQMLAGMALMLCAVVLFKMKRQRYAWVALVPTSWLLVCTLVAGWQKSFSEDTRVGFLAIANKFQAMIDSGNIPPQYTESQLSQLVFNNRLDAGLTIFFMVVVVVLAVFSIKTALAALKEDKPTAKETPYEPMPADAESLVTQAKRAH, from the coding sequence ATGAACAATTCAGGGAAATACCTTATATGGGCATTGCTCTCCATTGTCGGAGCGTTTGCCCTGGGCTATATCGCCCTTAACCGTGGTGAACAGATAAATGCGCTGTGGATCGTCGTGGCGGCGGTTTGCGTTTATCTCATCGCGTACCGTTTTTATGGTCTCTATATCGCGAAAAAGGTCTTGCAGGTTGACCCGACGCGTATGACACCCGCCGTGCGTCATAACGATGGCCTCGACTACGTACCCACCGACAAAAAAGTGCTGTTCGGTCACCACTTTGCGGCCATTGCCGGGGCTGGCCCGCTGGTGGGACCGGTGCTGGCGGCACAAATGGGCTATCTGCCGGGGATGATTTGGCTGCTGGCAGGCGTGGTGCTTGCCGGGGCGGTGCAGGACTTTATGGTGCTGTTTGTCTCCACGCGTCGTGATGGTCGCTCTTTGGGCGAACTGGTTCGTGAAGAGATGGGCCCTACTGCAGGAGTGATTGCGCTGGTTGCCACCTTTATGATCATGGTGATCATTCTGGCGGTACTGGCGATGATTGTAGTAAAAGCGTTGACCCACAGCCCGTGGGGCACCTACACCGTGGCCTTCACCATCCCGCTGGCGCTGTTTATGGGGATTTATATTCGCTATCTGCGTCCGGGACGTATCGGCGAAGTGTCGGTTATCGGCCTTGTGATGCTGGTATTTGCTATCATCTCCGGTGGTTGGGTAGCAGAGAGTGTGACCTGGGCTCCATGGTTTGACTATACCGGTGTACAGCTGACCTGGATGCTGGTGGGCTATGGCTTTGTGGCCTCGGTACTGCCGGTGTGGCTGCTGTTGGCGCCACGCGACTACCTCTCTACCTTCCTGAAAATCGGCACCATCGTCGGCCTGGCGATTGGTATTCTGATTATGCGTCCAACCCTGACCATGCCCGCGCTGACGAAATTTATCGATGGCACCGGCCCGGTATGGACTGGCGATCTCTTCCCGTTCCTGTTTATCACCATCGCCTGTGGCGCGGTATCTGGCTTCCACGCGCTGATTGCTTCTGGCACTACGCCGAAGATGCTGGCGAACGAAGGCCAGGCCTGCTTTATCGGCTACGGTGGGATGTTGATGGAATCCTTTGTCGCCATCATGGCGCTGGTTTCTGCGTGTATCATTGACCCAGGTGTCTACTTTGCGATGAACAGCCCGATGGCGATGCTGGCGCCAGCCGGTACCGTTGACGTGGTGGCGTCTGCCGCGCAGGTGGTCAGCAGTTGGGGCTTTGCGGTCACACCGGATCTGCTGCATCAAATCGCCAATGAGGTGGGCGAGCAGTCGATTATCTCACGAGCGGGCGGTGCGCCAACGCTTGCAGTGGGGATGGCCTACATCTTGCACGGTGCGCTGGGCGGCTTGATGGATGTGGCTTTCTGGTATCACTTTGCCATTTTGTTTGAAGCGCTGTTTATTCTGACGGCGGTCGATGCCGGGACCCGTGCGGCACGCTTTATGCTGCAAGATCTGCTGGGCGTTATCAGCCCAGGGCTTAAACGTACCGACTCGCTGCCCGCGAACCTGTTAGCGACGGCGCTGTGCGTGCTGGCCTGGGGTTACTTCCTGCATCAAGGGGTGGTTGACCCGCTGGGCGGCATTAACACGCTGTGGCCGCTGTTCGGTATTGCTAACCAGATGCTGGCCGGTATGGCGCTGATGCTTTGTGCGGTGGTACTGTTCAAGATGAAACGTCAGCGTTATGCGTGGGTGGCACTGGTGCCAACCTCCTGGTTGCTGGTGTGTACGCTGGTTGCCGGTTGGCAGAAATCGTTCAGCGAAGATACCCGCGTGGGCTTCCTGGCGATTGCCAACAAGTTCCAGGCGATGATCGACAGCGGAAATATCCCGCCGCAGTACACCGAATCTCAGCTTTCGCAGCTGGTGTTTAACAACCGTCTGGATGCTGGCCTGACTATCTTCTTTATGGTGGTGGTTGTGGTGTTGGCAGTGTTCTCCATCAAAACCGCGCTGGCGGCGTTGAAGGAAGATAAACCGACGGCGAAAGAAACCCCGTATGAGCCGATGCCGGCGGATGCGGAAAGTCTGGTGACTCAGGCGAAACGCGCGCATTAA
- a CDS encoding isochorismatase — protein MAIPKLQGYALPTALDLPENKVNWAFEPARAALLIHDMQEYFLNFWGDDSEMMEKVVANIAALRDFCKKNGIPVFYTAQPKEQSDEDRALLNDMWGPGLTRSPEQQQVIAALAPDEDDTVLVKWRYSAFHRSPLEEMLKENGRNQLIITGVYAHIGCMTTATDAFMRDIKPFFVADALADFSRDEHLMSLKYVAGRSGRVVMTDELLPSVPVSKEALRALVLPLLDESDEPFDDDNLIDYGLDSVRMMALAARWRKVHGDIDFVMLAKNPSIDAWWALLSREVK, from the coding sequence ATGGCGATTCCAAAATTACAGGGCTACGCGCTGCCAACCGCGCTGGATCTTCCAGAGAACAAGGTGAACTGGGCATTTGAACCGGCGCGCGCAGCGCTGCTGATTCACGATATGCAGGAATATTTCCTCAACTTCTGGGGCGATGACAGCGAGATGATGGAGAAGGTGGTGGCAAATATCGCCGCCCTTCGTGATTTCTGCAAAAAGAACGGTATTCCCGTTTTTTACACCGCCCAGCCGAAAGAGCAGAGCGATGAAGACCGTGCACTGTTGAACGATATGTGGGGGCCGGGGTTGACCCGCTCGCCGGAGCAACAGCAGGTGATTGCCGCGCTGGCCCCGGATGAAGACGACACCGTGCTGGTGAAATGGCGCTATAGCGCGTTTCATCGTTCGCCGCTTGAGGAGATGCTTAAAGAGAACGGGCGCAACCAGTTAATCATCACCGGCGTGTATGCACACATTGGCTGTATGACCACGGCTACCGACGCGTTTATGCGCGATATCAAGCCGTTCTTTGTCGCCGATGCGCTGGCGGATTTCAGCCGTGATGAACATTTGATGTCGCTGAAATACGTGGCCGGGCGCAGCGGTCGCGTGGTGATGACCGATGAACTGCTGCCGTCGGTTCCCGTGAGCAAAGAAGCGCTGCGCGCGCTGGTGTTGCCGCTGCTGGATGAATCTGACGAGCCGTTTGACGATGATAACCTGATTGATTACGGCCTGGATTCGGTACGGATGATGGCGCTGGCAGCCCGCTGGCGTAAAGTGCACGGCGATATTGATTTCGTGATGCTGGCGAAAAATCCGAGCATTGATGCCTGGTGGGCGCTGCTGTCCCGTGAGGTGAAATAA